The genomic interval GGTGGTAGTGATGGTGGAGCCTCGGAGATGGTGATTCAGCGTCACGACGGCACCAGCCAGCTCACGCTCTCGTTTCGAGGCCAAGTTTATGTGTTCGACTCTGTTACCCCCGATAAGGTGCAATGCTTCTCTATTATTTGGTTTAGGGTTTCTTAGtgtttcttttgatattttgtttgtGCGCCGAGAAAATGTTGGAAGAGGAAAGAAGCtgaaattttgaaagtttgatctTTTCTATCTGGAACTTGAGATAACTAAACTCTAAAATCAAATGAGCTCAATGAGATTTAAATTTCACCTATTTTGATGAAAACGAAGCAGCATGCAACTAAAGATCAACCCAAATTCCACTTTTTCTCTCCGAAAATTTATCGGCGACTAAACATAGGATTGTGGTTCAGCTTCTACATGTTTctgagattttgattatgaagtCGTGTTGTTGGTTTGCATTGTAAGGTTCAAGCAGTGTTGCTGCTTTTAGGTGGATGCGAACTATCTTCAGGCCCACAAGCGGAGATGTTGCCTCAAAACCAGAGGGTACTTCCTCAAACCATGAATGTTTTGGacatttgtattttaaaatgttatggGATGCTTTTTTTAATCGACTGCATTTTCTATAGGGTGGTGTGATGGAGTACCCTGTAAAGTGTAGTCAACCGCAAAGAGCAGCTTCATTGAATAGGTTCCGgcagaagagaaaagagagatgcTTCGATAAGAAAGTTAGATATAGTGTTCGTCAAGAGGTTGCTCTCAGGTTTGGTTAATTTGTGTGTGTGCGCATGCGTGCGGTCCACATAGATCTGACCTCTATGAATCAAAAGCGAGCTCAACTCATGTTCACATACAGTTCTTTTAGAAGCTTGATTTTATTAACTCATGAGCTAAAAAATCCAgttcatttatttcttaaatagcTCTTTGATTCAAACTACTGTCTACACCTTCTAAGGATtctacttataaataaaataaaaaccttcCAAGGTTTTTATTTGATATGGATAGATATCAAACTGTTTAGGTGGATGTATCTGTCAGGTGCTACCAAGAATCAaagtagggctgagcaaaaatccgaccCTGACTCCACACCAACTCCACTCTGGCTCAGCTCCGACTCCAGTGGCAATgtaccgactccgactccgactccgactccgactccgactctaacTGTCCGACTCCGGCTCCGGCTCCGGCTCtgatattatacatattttataaaaatatatgtattttttatatattaatcatatatattttatataactataacttatatagttaattaaatttaataatatactattatgagcaaattattataaaatgatgtgcttatactataatataaatagactaaattcactaataatagtttagtacaTGTAAGCaccatactattaactattactaCCTTGtaacattaatgtataataacaactaatgtatatacactaatgtataataatacgtaatactaattatataataacaaatgtataataacatttaatattaatgtattatgtataaataaaaatatataaatttataataacatgtaatactaatatataataactaaagtataataacatgaactagtaatgtataatagttaatgtataataacatgtaattctaatgtataaacactaacatataataatatataatactaatgtataataacaataatttgtacaatggtttatttttcaattttggttatgttttaataaaattgaaattgaaaaaatatttaaaaaaaaaacctaaaattgtcaaaatgaaattttaaatggGTTAAGAAAAAAAGCTCAAATCCAACTCCGCTTGgacaagtcggagtcagagtcggatcGGAGGCTATGTgaatcagagtcggagtcggagttggaggtagggcactccgactctgacttcgactccgactccgactccgtcggtgCTTAGCCCTAAGTCAAAGGGCGAATTGGCATGAACAGTTGATTCTTACGCTTCTAGGTTAGATTTTATGCTGATGGTTCCCCCTGGATTACCTACTACATGGTTTTGATGACTAGGGTCATGTATCCAGAATTTACTTCCCAGGGTTAGGGCTTGAAGGGCCCTGCCTTTGTGTGGTTtcacaccattaaaaaaaaactgaagttGGTGGATGTAAGAGTTCAACACTGTTGTGCGTACTAGTTGATTTTTACTTGGACAATTCCATGCATTTTGGAAATTTAGATTTGTCAAAGTCTAActaccttatgaaaaaaaaccACCTTTGTAAACTTTGTGCACTCTTTTGGCGAATGAGTATCCTTCATGAACCTAGCCGTCAAAACCCTCCATGAATTTTCTACGCATttagaactaaaaataaaatctaatattgcTTTAATACTCTCTAAATGAGTTTTAATAAGCtgctttacttataaaaaaaaaaactctctaaatgaagaatatttttatcttcttgGGGAGAGTAGCTCATTGGATGTGGTATGCATGtacttttatcttcttttcttattgCTTCATTTTTAGGAGGCATCGATTAAATATAAAAGCAAATATAATACATTTTAGGGACAAGGGTGGGCTAATTTTCTCTTATTGTGTGTTTGGACGGCCGACTAAGATCAGGGCAACTAGCCGGGTATTCCATGCAAGTCAGACTTAGAAAAGATGTACAATGATATGAATTGGGACTTCTTGTTGTGTATGCTGAGGAGGTGTGGTTTTTGGAAAAATGGTTCGGCTGGATTGCTCAATGCATCTCCACAATGCTTTTTTCAATCTTAATGAATGGCTCCCCCATGCATTTCAATAgtgcatttttcaatttttgtgggCAGTGTAGATAATAATCATAATACTGATGGCTTGGCCCATATCTTAGGATGGTGGTTGTCTTCATTGCCTATATTTAGATCTCCTCTTGGAAACTCGGTTTAAAGCCAAGACAATTGAGAGGTAATATGGAGAAACTTGAACGTTGATTGGCTGGATGAAGGAGGTTGTATATGTCTAGGAGAGGCAGGGTAACCTTGATTAACAATACTCTTTCAAACTTACCCGCTTACTTTATTTCTCTGTTTCCCATTCCTGTTGGCATGGAATGTAATGAGAAGTTACACAGGGATTTCTTATGGGGTTGTTTGGGGGAGTAGAAGAAGTTCCATTCAGTGAAATGGGCCAAGGTGTGCTCCCTAGTCCTTGAAGGTGGTGTGGGTTAGTATCCTACTATCCTTCAATAGAGACCTTATGGGGAAGTGGTTTTGGCACTATGCTTATAAAATAGATAACCTTTAGAGAATAGTGGTAGATGCGAAGTACGGCAGTGAATGGGCAGTTGCAGCACAAATGAGGCGAGTAAGAATTATGGGGTGGGGTTATGGAAGATCATTTGGAGGGTTTTGGGGGAATTCTCCCAACACATCAGATATGAGATGGGGGGTAGAAAACACAATAAAACTCTGGTATGATGCATTGATGGCAGATAGCTTTGAACTCATCAATGACTCTCCTCAATGGGAAGTGTAATATGTTTGTATGGCACACGATTGATGGGTGGGCCTCATTACCTTGTTTTATGATCAGCTGTATTCTTTTAGAGTGAGATGGGGAGTAGAAGATTAAATGCGCCAGAGTTTATCCCAAAAATGGGTACAAGAGGTTGTCATTCTACAATTCATTTGCCTTCCAATACAACATTACTTTCCAATAGAAGTCCATTTGGAGTAAGGCCTTGAGAGCGACTTTCATTGTTTGGACGACTGTGCGTGGAAGATCCTTGCTTTGAGCAATTTGAGGAAGAGACATGTGATGATGGTCGATTGGTGCTGCATGTCGTAGAAGTATGGAGAATTtgtggatcatcttttactaCACTGTGAGTTTGCTAGTGCATCATGGCAAGTTGTGTCTAGCTAATACGGACTTAGTTGGGTGGTAGAGCTGTTGGCTTTCTGTAGGGGTGCACCAATAACCATCATAGTGGGACATTGTGGAAATGATCTAGATTTGCTTGACGTGTTGTGTATGGAAGTAAATAAATGATCAGATTTTTGGAGACAATACAAGGACCATCAAGAATCTCAagcctttcttttttaatgaattgTTCCATTAAATGATGATAATATGTGTCTCTCTAGTTTCAGTCTCCAggattttcttgttcttatcTTTTTCTCTATCTAGGTATAGTTGTTGTATACCCCAATGTACTTCTTTTTTGTTGTTAGTCAATCAAAATAATATGAACACTATTCCCCTAAGgatttatattatgttcttGGAACTTCTCCCCTTAgaacaggaaaaataaaaccaccACCACAAAAGCTTCTTGGCTAGGTGGGCATGGTAGTCTAGTTTCAGTCTAATAAGATTATTGGTCTTCCTTCCAAGCCTCGGCATCATTAGAAtgatttttacataaaaaaagaaaactcattCTTACAAATGATCTATTGAATCTATTTTAGTGCCATATTCTTTGCAAAACATGTCTTGTGAAATCTTGTTTAAGAAAACTATGagaagagagggggggggggggggaaggaacaattttaattaattttcaaccTAGTACCATTTATATTTGGTcttgaattatttgtttttgCTAGTTGTTATTATTGTGACACTTTGTATGTATCTAGGCTTTTCTGTTTCTGATTCGTATATTCTATACTGCACCAGGATGCAGCGTAATAAGGGCCAATTTACTTCTTCCAAAAAGTCTGAAGGAGCTTATAATTGGGGTGCACTCCAGGAGTCAGGGCAAGATGATAATCCACAAGAAGCCTCGTGAGTTTAATCTCAAACATTGTTACCTCCAAGATACTGTTGGATgtgaatttttctcttttgtttataatgtttaatttttcctgttgttttaatatatataatcagatTTCTAAGGCTTATTTACatctcaatattttattttacgtctttttaatttttgtattttttcatgcttgccTAGATGTACACATTGCGGCATAAGTTCAAAGTCCACTCCAA from Juglans microcarpa x Juglans regia isolate MS1-56 chromosome 4S, Jm3101_v1.0, whole genome shotgun sequence carries:
- the LOC121263054 gene encoding GATA transcription factor 25-like, whose translation is MYGHPQTLNMPNQISAAAEDDDVSGAGAGAESIDNSLIRYEAHSIDDAAGSVGGIVDDVTADAVYSHGGSDGGASEMVIQRHDGTSQLTLSFRGQVYVFDSVTPDKVQAVLLLLGGCELSSGPQAEMLPQNQRGGVMEYPVKCSQPQRAASLNRFRQKRKERCFDKKVRYSVRQEVALRMQRNKGQFTSSKKSEGAYNWGALQESGQDDNPQEASCTHCGISSKSTPMMRRGPAGPRSLCNACGLFWANRGALRDLSKKTHDHSLTLPEQGEGVANDSDSVTGIHTNNNLVTYSNGDNSALIAEQ